One Nitrospirota bacterium DNA segment encodes these proteins:
- a CDS encoding isoprenyl transferase, giving the protein MLSYDKIPAHVGVIMDGNGRWAEVRGFPRIEGHRRGAERAREIITAAIEAGVRVLTLYTFSLENWQRPKDEVTTLMKILEIYLRNEFNEFMDKKIVFKTIGEVWRLPENVQELIAETEMRTAANTGMTLVAALSYGGRNEIIRAVKKIVSAKINPDDITEEFFESFLDTSGIPSPDLIIRTSGERRVSNFLLWQGAYSEFYFTETLWPDFTKDEFLIALHDYQTRERRFGAVPVRVKP; this is encoded by the coding sequence ATGTTGTCATACGATAAAATACCAGCCCATGTGGGAGTGATAATGGACGGCAACGGAAGATGGGCAGAGGTGCGCGGTTTTCCCCGGATAGAGGGGCACAGAAGGGGAGCAGAGAGGGCCAGGGAGATTATTACAGCGGCAATTGAGGCGGGAGTCAGGGTGTTAACCCTTTATACCTTTTCCCTTGAAAACTGGCAAAGGCCCAAAGACGAAGTTACGACGCTGATGAAGATTCTTGAGATATATCTGCGGAATGAATTCAATGAATTTATGGATAAGAAGATTGTCTTCAAAACCATAGGAGAGGTATGGAGGCTGCCGGAAAATGTGCAGGAGCTTATTGCTGAGACAGAGATGAGAACAGCAGCCAACACAGGTATGACGCTGGTGGCGGCATTGAGCTATGGAGGGAGAAACGAGATTATCAGAGCAGTAAAGAAAATTGTTTCTGCAAAAATAAACCCCGATGATATCACAGAAGAGTTTTTTGAATCCTTCCTTGACACTTCAGGCATCCCTTCACCCGACCTTATAATAAGAACGAGCGGCGAAAGGCGCGTGAGTAATTTCCTCCTATGGCAGGGCGCGTATTCTGAATTTTATTTCACAGAGACCCTCTGGCCTGATTTTACAAAGGATGAGTTTCTGATTGCGCTTCATGATTACCAAACGAGGGAGAGGAGATTCGGCGCTGTCCCTGTGAGGGTGAAGCCCTGA
- a CDS encoding phosphatidate cytidylyltransferase yields the protein MHLKRLIIAAILLPLIYFYITKLPAEYFLFLLVIAAAAAQYEFYSMYNVKGLPRYSGIIMGILMLFTVHSSQFTVPALFIIVACIRLFSKKNPLSALHDIAPVIIAIIYIPGLLGYQLYLRENGSEWIIFLYGCVWASDSLAYYIGKGIGKRKLYEEISPNKTIAGAVGSIAGGMAGAVILKITLVNYISLSLMQAAVLGMIIGMVTIIGDLAESMFKRDAGVKDSSSIVPGHGGILDKIDSVLFAGPVLYWISITFGLIK from the coding sequence ATGCATTTAAAGAGACTGATTATCGCCGCGATTTTACTGCCTCTCATTTATTTCTATATCACAAAACTGCCGGCTGAGTATTTTCTTTTTCTTCTTGTGATTGCCGCTGCCGCTGCGCAGTATGAATTTTATTCAATGTATAATGTTAAGGGGCTACCGAGGTATTCCGGTATAATTATGGGGATATTAATGTTGTTCACAGTTCACAGTTCACAGTTCACAGTCCCTGCCTTATTCATTATAGTTGCCTGTATAAGACTTTTTTCCAAAAAAAATCCCCTATCTGCACTCCATGATATAGCCCCTGTAATTATTGCCATTATATATATTCCTGGACTGCTTGGGTATCAGCTTTATCTCAGGGAAAACGGCTCTGAGTGGATAATATTCCTTTACGGGTGTGTGTGGGCGTCAGACAGTCTGGCTTATTATATAGGCAAGGGCATCGGCAAAAGGAAACTATACGAAGAGATAAGCCCGAACAAGACAATTGCAGGAGCTGTGGGCTCAATAGCAGGAGGCATGGCCGGTGCAGTTATCCTTAAAATTACGCTTGTAAATTATATTTCATTGTCTTTGATGCAAGCGGCTGTTCTGGGGATGATTATAGGGATGGTGACTATCATAGGCGACCTTGCAGAGTCAATGTTCAAGCGTGACGCAGGCGTAAAAGACTCAAGCAGCATAGTGCCTGGGCACGGCGGCATACTGGATAAGATTGACAGCGTTCTCTTTGCAGGGCCTGTGCTGTATTGGATTTCTATAACATTCGGCTTAATAAAATGA
- a CDS encoding 1-deoxy-D-xylulose-5-phosphate reductoisomerase: MKHVTILGSTGSIGRSALEVISRCRDRFKVVGLTAKNNIGLLEEQIKVFNPEIAAVADETCALELRKKLGIRVLSGDSGIAEVASYNKADFVLSAIIGFAGLFPTLFAVRAGKTIGLANKESLVVAGEIVMKNAVKSGAKIIPVDSEHSAIFQCMEGRSRESVKRIVITASGGPFLGKSSSELKKVTIEDALKHPNWDMGKKITIDSATLMNKGLEVIEAHRLFGFSHDMIDVLIHPQSIIHSMIELRDRSCIAQLSVPDMKGPIAYALTYPERLDDPMPFLDLSAVGKLTFEKPDTECFPCLLYAYEAMKEGGTMPAVLNAANEIAVAAFMQREIGFNDIPVVIKNTMQLHDRKPALEIDAVVEADRWAREKAREIIKSK, encoded by the coding sequence ATGAAACATGTAACGATTTTAGGCTCGACAGGCTCCATAGGGCGAAGCGCGCTTGAAGTAATCTCAAGATGCCGTGACAGGTTTAAGGTTGTCGGGCTGACCGCTAAAAATAATATAGGGTTGCTTGAAGAACAGATTAAGGTATTTAATCCTGAGATTGCGGCAGTGGCTGATGAGACATGCGCTTTGGAACTCAGAAAGAAACTCGGGATAAGGGTGCTTTCAGGCGACAGCGGCATTGCAGAGGTTGCATCGTACAATAAAGCTGATTTTGTTCTTTCAGCAATAATCGGATTCGCAGGTCTTTTTCCGACACTGTTTGCTGTAAGGGCAGGAAAGACAATTGGACTTGCCAACAAGGAATCGCTTGTAGTCGCTGGCGAAATAGTTATGAAAAATGCGGTAAAGTCCGGCGCAAAGATAATCCCCGTTGACAGCGAGCACAGTGCGATATTCCAGTGTATGGAGGGGCGGAGCAGGGAATCTGTAAAGAGGATAGTGATTACAGCATCGGGAGGCCCGTTTCTCGGTAAAAGCAGTAGCGAGTTGAAGAAGGTTACGATAGAAGACGCGCTGAAACATCCTAACTGGGATATGGGAAAGAAAATCACGATAGACTCTGCGACATTGATGAATAAAGGGCTTGAAGTTATAGAGGCGCACCGCCTCTTTGGGTTCTCCCATGATATGATAGATGTGCTTATACATCCGCAGAGCATAATTCACTCAATGATTGAACTCAGGGACAGGAGCTGTATAGCACAGCTCTCTGTGCCTGACATGAAGGGCCCTATAGCTTATGCCCTTACATATCCTGAGAGGCTTGATGACCCCATGCCATTTCTTGACCTGAGCGCTGTCGGCAAACTCACATTCGAGAAACCTGACACGGAATGCTTTCCCTGTCTTCTATATGCTTATGAGGCAATGAAGGAGGGAGGCACAATGCCTGCCGTGCTTAATGCCGCGAATGAAATCGCGGTGGCTGCCTTCATGCAAAGGGAGATAGGTTTTAATGATATCCCTGTTGTCATTAAGAATACGATGCAGCTGCATGATAGAAAACCAGCCTTAGAGATTGATGCAGTTGTTGAGGCTGACAGGTGGGCAAGGGAAAAGGCAAGGGAAATAATAAAGTCAAAATAG
- the rseP gene encoding RIP metalloprotease RseP, with amino-acid sequence MTFLSAIVLLGILIFVHELGHFLFAKKLGVRVLKFSLGFGPKLIGRKYGDTEYLVSAVPLGGYVKMLGEEPGDELKEEDKPFAYNYQPVWKRFLIVFSGPVFNLFFAAAIFFVVFLSGVPVPKPYVGKVLDNSPAAAAGLMTGDRIAAINGKTVSGWDDIDVPVNESRGERLFFKIEREGKIIELTVTPEKKTGKNIFGENTEVMDIGIMPLLYPEVGEVIKNAVAEKAGIKKGDRIVEIEGAPIQTWHDMTAIIHGSPEKPLRLKIKRDENFLELTVTPEKKTFKYPDGTEKHIGLIGIGPAGNNVIKKYNLLKAASLGVKRTWDMVVLTVVGIIKLIQRIIPADTLGGPIMIFQMAGQQASLGVMNFLVFMAVISINLGVLNLLPIPILDGGHILFLGIEAVRRKPLSEKVMMIAQRIGLAIIITLMVFAFYNDIMRFISGKTIS; translated from the coding sequence ATGACATTTCTTTCGGCGATAGTATTATTGGGCATTCTGATATTTGTGCATGAACTCGGGCATTTTCTTTTTGCCAAGAAGCTTGGTGTGAGGGTGCTTAAGTTTTCTTTGGGTTTCGGCCCTAAACTCATTGGCAGAAAATACGGAGACACGGAATATCTTGTTTCTGCAGTTCCGCTTGGCGGATACGTGAAGATGCTGGGAGAAGAGCCCGGCGACGAACTGAAAGAAGAAGATAAACCGTTTGCATATAATTACCAGCCTGTATGGAAAAGATTTCTGATAGTTTTTTCAGGCCCTGTATTTAATCTGTTTTTTGCTGCTGCTATCTTCTTTGTCGTATTTCTGTCAGGCGTCCCTGTACCCAAGCCTTATGTCGGGAAAGTCTTGGATAATTCTCCTGCTGCTGCGGCTGGACTCATGACCGGCGACAGGATTGCGGCAATTAACGGCAAGACAGTCTCCGGATGGGATGACATCGATGTTCCTGTAAATGAAAGCCGCGGTGAGAGGTTGTTTTTCAAAATAGAAAGAGAAGGAAAAATTATTGAGCTTACCGTAACTCCTGAAAAGAAAACAGGGAAAAACATATTCGGTGAAAATACAGAAGTTATGGATATTGGTATTATGCCTCTCTTGTATCCCGAGGTTGGCGAGGTAATTAAAAACGCTGTTGCTGAAAAAGCCGGCATAAAGAAAGGCGACAGAATCGTGGAGATAGAAGGCGCTCCCATTCAAACGTGGCATGATATGACGGCAATCATACATGGAAGCCCTGAGAAACCGCTGAGACTTAAAATAAAGCGAGATGAAAATTTTCTGGAATTGACTGTAACCCCTGAAAAAAAGACTTTTAAGTATCCTGACGGCACTGAGAAACATATCGGGCTCATAGGCATAGGTCCGGCAGGCAACAATGTAATAAAAAAATATAATCTTCTTAAGGCGGCGTCATTGGGGGTTAAGAGAACATGGGATATGGTTGTGCTCACGGTTGTTGGAATTATTAAGCTCATACAGAGGATTATTCCGGCTGACACATTGGGCGGGCCTATAATGATATTCCAGATGGCCGGACAGCAGGCATCACTTGGAGTCATGAACTTTTTGGTATTTATGGCTGTGATAAGTATAAATCTTGGCGTGCTTAATCTTTTGCCAATCCCTATCCTTGACGGAGGGCATATACTGTTTCTCGGCATCGAAGCCGTAAGGCGGAAACCATTGAGCGAAAAAGTAATGATGATAGCCCAGAGAATCGGACTTGCAATAATTATCACATTGATGGTTTTTGCTTTTTATAATGATATAATGAGGTTTATCAGCGGTAAAACAATCTCTTAA